The sequence below is a genomic window from bacterium.
GCAAACCCTATACCTTTTAGCAAGCCTAATGCAATCAGGCAAGCTATCCCTTTACTTCTTAATGTTTGTTTAAACATCTTAAACACCTCCGTTTATTTAATAATAAATAAATCCCAATGCCCAAATCCAAATGTCCAATAAATGTCCAATGACTCAATGTCCAATATCATTTCAAGATTGATGAGAAAATACGAACCAATTCTTGTGTTTCTTGCCAAAGTTTTCTTGCCTCATCCTTCTTTTCCGGAACCGCTCTAGCAATCATTCTAAGCCAATGCTTTGTTTCTTTAGTTTCTTTCCGACAGATACCTAACCTATGACGAAAATCTTTTTTTGTGCTTGCTGCATCAGCCTCCATATAATTTGCTCCTATGCTCGTTCCAGCTCTAACAACTTGGCTAATCAATGGGATAGTGACTACATCTTTTGGTAACGATTTTGCAAAATCTATGATTGCTTCTCCAAACAGAGCGGTGCGTTCTTCCAGATTATATCTTATTTGGTCATTGGACATTGGGATTTTGTTTGTCATTGGGATTTGGACATTGGACATTTT
It includes:
- a CDS encoding four helix bundle protein; amino-acid sequence: MKEALNSKQELKMSNVQIPMTNKIPMSNDQIRYNLEERTALFGEAIIDFAKSLPKDVVTIPLISQVVRAGTSIGANYMEADAASTKKDFRHRLGICRKETKETKHWLRMIARAVPEKKDEARKLWQETQELVRIFSSILK